The following proteins are encoded in a genomic region of Drosophila suzukii chromosome 4, CBGP_Dsuzu_IsoJpt1.0, whole genome shotgun sequence:
- the zfh2 gene encoding zinc finger protein 2 isoform X3 — MSSSDVETFNGKIVYNLDGSAYIIATDNANGSGSGSVKSCYASTSTSLKKLLRVKDRVQVEDEKEHQHQHYQDQSETQEQELADVDAGPGVETLAGATYKSSPKIHSFRVVSAQDANSACQDQIRAFKIQKPILMCFICKLSFGNVKSFSLHANSEHRLNLEELDQQLLNREYSSAIIQRNMDEKPQISFLQPLDNNAACAASDDTEKLQVAPEGSCPTLTPSPQPVFGNESELELENKQEAEQVREQDHEADQDSSSSKMAAPSAYLPLSSPKVAVKPTVKFGSLNSATAKTNNLSKVSSTSSPTSAFASGEVSLPSTDNISINKSTNCNQGTEPPSSSSSEVEMKMGSMSASPQTNESDVPCSDLMQLQHVAAGGIYPPQVSSFHASLAALAANESNDSRVKLITEFLQQQLQQHQQQSSLFPSQCPDHPDLNGVDCKTCELLDIQQRSKSPSSSHQHLSQSLPQLQVQSQPPQIPHRSPCSNSVGLAISPSASSVASANATSATSSFTIGACSEHINGRPQGVDCARCEMLLNSARLNSGVQMSTRNSCKTLKCPQCNWHYKYQETLEIHMREKHPDGESACGYCLAGQQHPRLARGESYSCGYKPYRCEICNYSTTTKGNLSIHMQSDKHLNNMQELNSSQNMVAAAAAAAATSKLLLSSSSPQGSAAGPPGSASSGATGSASSGGSTNVGGNPSLGANAPTAGTGASNPSANTGSNANSAKPKPSFRCDICSYETSVARNLRIHMTSEKHTHNMAVLQNNIKHIQAFNFLQQQQQGAAGSVQGHSSGGFMPEVALADLAYNQALMIQLLHQQQQHQQSANTKLSPSCSPVSTPDQFCFSPKPMKIGHGAGVGMGLGMPMGMSLSNEVPGDLAGDPHPLTKTDKWPTAFYSCLICDCFSTNNLDDLNQHLLVDRSRQSSSASSEIMVIHNNNYICRLCNYKTNLKANFQLHSKTDKHLQKLNFINHIREGGPRNEYKLQYQQQLAANVVQVKCNCCDFHTNSIQKLSLHTQQMRHDTMRMIFQHLLYIVQQSQMHKKSLGTMEDDPQCSCPDEDQQSQSSKKLLLCQLCNFTAKNLHEMVQHVKGMRHMQIEQFICLQRRSENQEIPALNEVFRVTEWTMDNEDIAFETGFNLSTTVTNEATADASYAAASSASGVSAIPDVSIFSPTSPSSCATPGGKSLGHNSSPNLNNFGSGAPVPTTVFKCNLCEYFVQSKSDMASHIETEHPCAESDDFISIPTNTAALQAFQTAVAAAALAAVQQRCAAINAPAQDTGEADKDLAANAGDGPVAIKRERLEEEDDPMAGIEDTKEVAHQATPSAGPESPKVLETQVGVQCPLCLENHFREKIYLEAHLTSVHSVTKDGLSRLLLLVDQKAWKSESESTDALNLVPQAPYANTEKEEAAPPPSESPSSANTNKCTTATNSSLPVGMQGISCQQCEASFKHEEQLLQHAQQNQHFPSQNGEYLCLAASHISRPCYMSFRTISAMITHFQDSHMSLVISERHVYKYRCKQCSLAFKTQEKLTTHMLYHTMRDATKCSLCQRNFRSTQALQKHMEQAHSEDGAPSGRSSSPQTPTLSSEEAHKLPLGESHALEREVIGNDVSPLRLDSQQSKETRLLSPSPMSVDSQAQQQYLATFAALLKQQQGNSEAVGLHPEALPLSAGEFSQHLQGLQNLQNLQNMQQQFGAVAAASGLPINPVDMLNLMQFHHLMSLNFMNLAPPLVFGGGAAGSNAVPASTAQNNIITSSTVAASSGLTDVQLTSGVNALPVDSAKATLVAAQPQHNVNSNSQLASNQKRARTRITDDQLKILRAHFDINNSPSEESIMEMSQKANLPMKVVKHWFRNTLFKERQRNKDSPYNFNNPPSTTLNLEEYERTGQAKVTPLNDTSSVPISATMTTSTISSAPSANTNVIPKESATTRVSAVGKSIQSAPVLFPATVPVSTPLSRPESTNSSGNISDYLSNNLFFGQHGGKEPGLPYPVDGHIKSEPQDDMIGSNDFAFQTKQHSNFNFLKHQQELVDPQEQPITNQDTEVSQDQSLLAGSSLSAHCQSQQQTNIFETKSESGSSDVMSRPPTPNSGAAGNLYGTMNDLINQQLENMGSNMGPPKKLQIVGKTFDKTSTPISSSISASTQFESNSSNSSSSSSSTSGGKRANRTRFTDYQIKVLQEFFENNSYPKDSDLEYLSKLLLLSPRVIVVWFQNARQKQRKIYENQPNNSLFENEETKKQNINYACKKCSLVFQRYYELIRHQKNHCFKEENNKKSAKAQIAAAQIAQNLSSEDSNSSMDIHHVGICPPGSTVVAQSLSTVGSAAPLAGQYAQQSFGALPSPQHLFAKSSSLTDFSPSTTPTPPQRERSNSLDHPQRPPKFDCDKCEMQFNQLEKLREHQLFHLMNPAKIFSDAGQNSNPDANFGPFGCILQSLQQAAAQQQQPQHQPPPTKKRKYSDSSSNADDMPTLSEPEAAHKKHEFLYNYFMQNETNAELKQQFLMRQQHKKALQLQTQEQGNESDFDMDFLTNFYQQSELKKVSNYDFLLQYYRTQEEASLKTKSKQQHLFSSSKKPTIEFLLQYYQLNESKKFFQLVASPQTMPDGPGYNPSSQMPKPTTDEVSNDIGERSLEQATEIQKDEQEEQFSIDRPCEENALSKSKSAVEKFNNNSININLVQADTTETNGVQSVEITEELLMAPSLIAVNDDSKYLSSRSLQKDDKEKSQYLHNLEDFLDATMIENNSQTLTFNDDEKACQKDESVHKANEMEKRSSVSPVNVSSKQNKRLRTTILPEQLNFLYECYQSESNPSRKMLEEISKKVNLKKRVVQVWFQNSRAKDKKSRNQRHYAHISDDNSYDGSSGKEVVSDLKTNGGPVEQDHESNLQDCQLCQVTQVNIRKHAFSVEHICKMKKLLEQTTELYAQSNGSGSDDNDSDREKRFYNLSKAFLFQHVVSNATSKANLTTGSGQDLDAPEENCMLNYDTASGDSKSHIQHTLPAEIVSEDVRKIAGNQELMQQLFNRNHITVIGGK; from the exons ATGTCCAGTTCTGATGTGGAAACTTTTAACGGCAAAATAGTTTACAATCTCGATGGCAGTGCATATATTATCGCCACAGACAATGCCAATGGAAGTGGATCGGGGTCTGTCAAAAGTTGTTATGCCTCAACTTCGACTTCACTAAAAAAACTCTTAAGGGTCAAAGATCGTGTACAGGTGGAGGACGAAAAAGAACACCAGCATCAACATTATCAAGATCAAAGCGAAACACAGGAGCAGGAACTAGCTGATGTGGATGCTGGTCCTGGTGTCGAAACCTTGGCAGGGGCAACCTACAAATCGAGTCCAAAAATCCATTCCTTTCGTGTTGTGTCCGCGCAAGATGCAAACTCAGCTTGCCAGGATCAAATCAGAGCATTCAAAATCCAAAAACCAATTTTAATGTGTTTTATATGCAAGTTGTCCTTTGGCAACGTTAAGTCCTTTAGCTTGCATGCGAACAGTGAACACAGACTCAACCTGGAAGAGCTGGACCAGCAGCTACTTAATCGCGAGTACTCCAGTGCCATTATTCAGCGAAATATGGATGAAAAGCCGCAGATATCCTTTCTACAGCCCTTGGATAATAATGCTGCCTGTGCTGCCAGCGATGACACCGAGAAGCTTCAAGTAGCCCCTGAGGGCAGCTGCCCCACTCTTACTCCGTCTCCGCAGCCAGTTTTCGGTAATGAGTCTGAACTGGAGCTCGAGAATAAGCAGGAGGCTGAGCAGGTCCGGGAGCAGGACCATGAAGCTGATCAGGACTCTAGTAGTAGTAAAATGGCGGCACCTAGTGCATATCTCCCATTATCATCGCCTAAAGTAGCAGTAAAACCTACTGTGAAATTTGGTTCCTTAAACTCAGCAACAGCAAAGACTAATAACCTATCAAAAGTATCCTCAACCAGTTCCCCTACATCGGCATTCGCATCCGGAGAGGTCTCATTACCCAGTACTGATAATATAAGTATCAATAAGTCAACCAATTGTAACCAAGGAACAGAGCCGCCGTCTTCCTCGTCTTCGGAGGTCGAAATGAAGATGGGCTCTATGTCTGCATCACCTCAAACAAACGAATCGGATGTCCCCTGCTCAGATTTGATGCAGCTTCAGCACGTGGCGGCTGGTGGCATATACCCTCCTCAAGTCAGTTCCTTCCATGCATCCTTAGCAGCGCTGGCCGCCAATGAATCAAATGACAGCCGGGTTAAGCTGATCACAGAGTTCCTCCAACAGCAGctgcagcaacatcagcagcagagTTCCTTATTTCCCAGCCAGTGTCCCGATCATCCCGACCTCAATGGTGTGGACTGCAAAACCTGCGAACTTCTTGACATCCAGCAGCGGTCAAAATCACCATCCTCTTCGCACCAGCACCTCTCCCAATCTTTGCCCCAGCTTCAGGTCCAGTCGCAGCCCCCGCAGATTCCACATCGTTCTCCGTGCAGCAACAGTGTTGGCCTGGCCATATCACCCAGTGCCTCCTCGGTGGCCAGCGCCAACGCCACGAGCGCCACTTCCAGCTTCACAATCGGCGCCTGTTCCGAGCACATCAATGGTCGTCCCCAAGGAGTGGACTGTGCACG CTGTGAAATGCTTCTAAACTCAGCTCGATTAAACAGCGGAGTGCAAATGTCTACCCGCAACTCCTGCAAGACTCTTAAATGTCCGCAATGCAATTGGCACTATAAATACCAGGAAACACTGGAGATTCACATGCGGGAGAAGCATCCTGATGGGGAGAGTGCCTGTGGTTATTGCCTTGCAG GACAGCAGCATCCTCGGCTGGCACGGGGGGAATCCTACTCCTGCGGTTACAAGCCGTATCGCTGTGAAATCTGTAACTACTCCACGACCACCAAGGGTAACCTTTCCATTCATATGCAATCGGATAAGCATCTGAACAATATGCAGGAGCTGAACAGTTCTCAAAATATGGTGGCGGCTGCGGCTGCTGCCGCTGCGACTAGCAAACTGCTGCTCTCCAGCTCGTCGCCCCAAGGATCTGCTGCGGGCCCACCCGGCAGTGCATCCAGCGGAGCCACTGGCAGCGCTTCCAGCGGCGGATCCACCAACGTGGGCGGCAACCCATCACTGGGTGCGAACGCACCGACCGCCGGCACGGGAGCAAGTAACCCTAGTGCCAATACCGGAAGCAATGCCAACAGCGCCAAGCCAAAGCCCTCGTTTCGGTGCGACATCTGCAGCTACGAGACTTCGGTGGCCCGCAACCTGCGCATCCACATGACCAGCGAGAAGCACACCCACAACATGGCTGTGCTGCAAAACAACATCAAGCACATCCAGGCGTTCAACTTCttgcagcaacagcaacagggTGCCGCTGGCAGCGTTCAAGGCCACAGCTCCGGGGGCTTTATGCCCGAGGTTGCGTTGGCCGATCTCGCGTATAACCAAGCGCTCATGATCCAGCTCCTTcaccaacagcaacaacatcagcaGTCGGCTAACACCAAATTGTCACCCTCATGTTCACCTGTGAGCACTCCGGATCAGTTTTGCTTCTCTCCCAAGCCAATGAAGATTGGTCACGGAGCAGGAGTAGGCATGGGCCTAGGAATGCCAATGGGAATGAGTCTCTCGAATGAAGTACCCGGCGACCTGGCTGGTGATCCTCATCCTCTGACCAAAACTGATAAGTGGCCCACTGCTTTCTACAGCTGTCTAATCTGCGACTGCTTCAGTACGAACAACTTGGACGATCTTAACCAACATTTGCTCGTAGACAGATCTCGGCAATCCTCCAGCGCCTCTTCCGAAATAATGGTTATTCACAATAACAACTATATATGCCGGCTATGCAATTACAAGACGAATCTCAAGGCCAATTTCCAACTGCACAGCAAGACAGACAAGCACTTGCAGAAGCTCAACTTTATCAACCACATCAGGGAGGGCGGACCCCGTAATGAGTATAAGCTGCAGTATCAACAACAGCTGGCCGCAAATGTGGTGCAAGTGAAGTGTAACTGCTGCGACTTCCATACCAATTCTATTCAGAAGCTGTCCCTGCACACACAGCAGATGCGTCACGACACGATGCGAATGATATTCCAGCACCTACTGTATATTGTTCAGCAAAGTCAAATGCACAAGAAGTCCCTAGGTACGATGGAAGATGATCCTCAGTGCTCCTGTCCGGACGAGGATCAGCAATCGCAGTCGAGCAAGAAATTGCTCCTTTGCCAGCTGTGCAACTTTACCGCTAAGAACCTGCATGAAATGGTTCAGCATGTAAAGGGTATGCGGCATATGCAGATCGAGCAATTTATTTGCCTGCAGCGTCGAAGTGAAAACCAGGAAATACCAGCACTAAACGAGGTGTTTAGAGTGACAGAGTGGACCATGGACAACGAAG ATATTGCATTCGAGACTGGCTTTAACTTGTCGACAACTGTAACCAACGAAGCCACCGCGGATGCCAGCTATGCTGCGGCATCATCTGCGTCAGGAGTCTCTGCAATTCCTGATGTCAGTATTTTTTCACCAACTTCTCCCTCCAGTTGCGCGACACCGGGTGGCAAATCTTTGGGCCACAATTCATCTCCAAACCTTAATAACTTTGGTTCGGGTGCCCCTGTTCCTACTACTGTATTTAAGTGCAATCTCTGCGAATACTTCGTTCAATCGAAAAGCGACATGGCGTCTCATATTGAGACTGAGCACCCATGTGCTGAGAGTGATGACTTTATAAGTATACCAACCAACACGGCCGCTCTGCAGGCTTTCCAAACAGCTGTTGCAGCAGCTGCTCTGGCTGCGGTGCAACAACGGTGCGCCGCTATTAATGCTCCGGCACAGGATACCGGTGAAGCAGACAAGGACTTGGCCGCGAATGCCGGTGACGGCCCTGTGGCTATTAAACGGGAGCGGCTTGAAGAGGAGGACGATCCGATGGCAGGTATAGAGGATACCAAAGAGGTTGCCCATCAGGCGACGCCTTCTGCAGGTCCGGAGTCGCCAAAAGTCCTGGAAACTCAAGTGGGGGTGCAGTGTCCCCTGTGCCTAGAAAACCATTTTCGGGAAAAGATATACCTAGAGGCCCATTTGACAAGCGTTCACAGCGTTACCAAAGATGGTCTTTCTCGGCTCTTGCTGCTAGTGGATCAGAAAGCCTGGAAAAGTGAAAGCGAGAGCACGGATGCATTAAACCTAGTCCCTCAAGCTCCTTACGCGAATACAGAGAAGGAAGAGGCAGCACCGCCACCTAGTGAGAGCCCCTCCAGTGCCAACACAAATAAGTGCACCACCGCAACTAACTCAAGCCTTCCAGTGGGAATGCAAGGAATTTCCTGTCAGCAGTGTGAGGCCAGCTTCAAGCACGAGGAACAGCTGCTTCAGCATGCGCAACAGAACCAGCATTTCCCTTCACAAAATGGAGAGTATTTGTGTCTTGCAGCAAGCCACATCAGCCGTCCGTGCTACATGAGCTTCAGAACCATTTCAGCTATGATCACCCACTTCCAGGACTCACACATGAGCCTAGTTATCTCCGAGCGCCATGTGTATAAGTATCGATGCAAACAGTGTTCGCTGGCGTTCAAAACTCAAGAAAAGCTCACCACGCACATGCTCTACCACACAATGCGGGATGCCACAAAGTGCTCTCTTTGCCAACGCAACTTCCGCAGCACGCAGGCGCTGCAGAAGCACATGGAGCAAGCGCACTCAGAAGATGGAGCTCCATCGGGCAGATCAAGCAGTCCACAGACGCCAACATTGAGTTCCGAGGAAGCACACAAGCTTCCTCTAGGGGAGTCACATGCGCTAGAAAGAG AAGTCATCGGTAACGATGTGTCACCGCTTCGATTAGACTCGCAACAGAGCAAGGAAACAAGGCTGTTGTCACCTAGCCCAATGTCTGTGGACTCCCAGGCCCAACAGCAATACCTCGCTACTTTCGCAGCTCTACTCAAGCAGCAGCAGGGTAACTCAGAAGCTGTTGGCCTCCACCCCGAAGCCTTGCCGCTGTCAGCTGGAGAGTTTTCCCAACACCTGCAG GGTCTGCAAAATCTGCAAAACCTTCAGAATATGCAACAGCAATTTGGTGCCGTTGCTGCTGCATCGGGACTACCGATAAATCCAGTAGATATGCTTAATCTAATGCAGTTTCACCACCTGATGTCCCTGAACTTCATGAACCTGGCTCCCCCCTTGGTATTCGGCGGTGGTGCCGCCGGCAGCAATGCCGTTCCCGCGTCAACAGCCCAAAATAACATCATTACCTCGTCCACCGTAGCAGCTTCTTCAGGGCTAACTGATGTTCAGCTCACCAGCGGGGTCAACGCCTTGCCGGTGGACTCTGCTAAAGCTACTTTAGTCGCAGCTCAACCTCAGCACAATGTCAATTCAAACTCTCAG CTGGCCAGCAACCAAAAGCGAGCCCGAACGCGAATCACAGATGATCAGTTAAAGATTTTACGGGCACATTTCGACATAAATAATTCCCCAAGCGAAGAGAGCATTATGGAAATGTCACAGAAAGCAAATCTACCAATGAAA GTGGTCAAACACTGGTTCCGAAACACGCTGTTTAAGGAAAGACAACGCAATAAGGACTCTCCCTACAATTTTAATAATCCACCGTCGACAACTCTTAACTTGGAAGAGTATGAACGTACAGGTCAGGCCAAAGTTACGCCTCTAAATGATACCAGTAGCGTCCCAATATCAGCGACAATGACCACATCAACGATTTCATCGGCACCATCTGCTAACACTAATGTAATCCCTAAGGAAAGCGCAACTACAAGAGTATCCGCTGTTGGGAAATCAATACAATCGGCGCCTGTCCTATTCCCTGCTACCGTCCCAGTCTCAACACCTTTATCTCGCCCAGAATCAACAAACTCGAGCGGCAACATATCCGATTATTTAAGTAATAACTTGTTTTTTGGACAGCACGGGGGCAAGGAGCCAGGTTTGCCATATCCTGTGGATGGACATATAAAGTCAGAGCCCCAGGATGATATGATTGGTTCAAATGATTTTGCATTCCAGACAAAGCAGCACTCAAACTTTAACTTTTTAAAGCATCAACAGGAACTTGTGGATCCCCAAGAACAACCCATTACAAATCAAGACACGGAAGTCTCGCAGGACCAATCCTTACTCGCCGGTTCTTCGCTTTCGGCCCACTGTCAGAGTCAACAGCAAACAAATATCTTTGAAACAAAATCGGAGAGTGGTAGCTCCGATGTAATGTCGCGCCCTCCTACTCCGAACAGTGGAGCTGCAGGAAATCTTTACGGCACCATGAATGATTTAATAAATCAACAATTGGAAAACATGGGCAGTAACATGGGGCCACCAAAAAAACTGCAGATTGTTGGAAAAACGTTCGACAAGACCTCAACGCCGATCTCGAGCTCGATCAGTGCTAGCACCCAGTTCGAAAGTAATTCTTCGAACTCGTCAAGCTCCTCATCGTCGACATCGGGTGGTAAGCGAGCGAACCGCACACGTTTCACAGACTATCAAATAAAGGTTTTACAGGAGTTCTTCGAGAACAATTCATACCCAAAAGACAGTGATCTCGAGTATTTAAGTAAGCTTCTGTTGCTATCTCCTAGAGTTATAGTAGTTTGGTTTCAAAATGCAAGGCAAAAGCAACGCAAGATTTACGAAAACCAACCGAACAATTCTTTGTTTGAAAATGAGGagacaaaaaaacaaaacattaaCTATGCGTGCAAAAAGTGCAGCTTGGTGTTTCAACGGTACTACGAGCTAATACGTCATCAGAAAAATCACTGCTTCAAGGAGGAGAATAACAAAAAGTCGGCTAAGGCACAAATCGCGGCTGCTCAAATAGCACAGAATTTAAGCTCAGAAGATTCGAATTCCTCCATGGATATACACCATGTTGGCATATGTCCGCCAGGCTCTACAGTAGTTGCTCAAAGTTTGTCAACCGTTGGTTCTGCAGCTCCTTTGGCCGGACAGTACGCACAGCAATCATTTGGCGCTTTGCCCTCGCCACAGCATTTGTTCGCCAAGTCTTCTTCTCTAACTGACTTCAGCCCATCCACGACTCCCACGCCACCCCAACGAGAACGCAGCAACAGTTTGGACCATCCACAACGGCCTCCCAAGTTTGACTGTGATAAATGCGAAATGCAGTTTAACCAATTAGAGAAATTGCGGGAGCATCAACTATTTCACCTGATGAAtccagctaaaattttttcaGACGCAGGACAGAACTCCAATCCTGATGCCAACTTCGGCCCGTTCGGCTGCATACTGCAAAGTCTACAACAAGCAGCGGCTCAACAGCAGCAGCCTCAGCATCAACCACCTCCAACAAAAAAACGAAAATACTCGGATAGCTCTTCAAATGCAGATGACATGCCGACCTTATCGGAACCCGAGGCTGCACATAAGAAGCACGAATTcctttataattattttatgcAAAACGAAACGAACGCAGAACTGAAACAGCAGTTTCTCATGAGACAACAACATAAGAAAGCACTGCAGCTTCAAACCCAAGAACAAGGAAATGAATCTGATTTTGATATGGATTTCCTAACTAATTTCTATCAGCAGAGCGAATTAAAGAAGGTCAGTAACTACGACTTTTTACTGCAGTACTATCGCACACAAGAAGAGGCATCCCTGAAGACAAAATCAAAGCAACAGCATCTCTTTAGCTCCAGTAAAAAGCCAACCATCGAGTTTCTATTGCAGTACTATCAACTGAACGAATCAAAAAAGTTTTTTCAGTTAGTTGCCTCGCCCCAAACAATGCCTGATGGCCCAGGCTACAACCCGTCATCGCAGATGCCAAAACCCACGACAGATGAAGTTAGTAATGATATCGGCGAAAGATCATTGGAGCAGGCAACAGAAATACAAAAAGATGAACAAGAAGAACAATTCAGCATAGACAGGCCATGCGAGGAAAATGCTTTGTCTAAAAGTAAGAGTGCAGTGGAAAAGTTTAATAACAACAGCATTAACATCAACTTAGTTCAAGCTGATACAACCGAGACCAACGGCGTTCAATCTGTTGAAATAACGGAAGAGTTGTTAATGGCACCTTCATTAATTGCAGTTAATGATGATAGCAAATATTTGAGCTCAAGATCCTTACAAAAAGATGACAAGGAAAAGTCACAGTATTTACACAACCTTGAAGACTTTCTGGATGCCACCATGATAGAGAACAACTCTCAGACCCTGACTTTTAATGATGATGAGAAAGCTTGCCAAAAAGACGAATCGGTTCACAAAGCCAACGAGATGGAAAAGCGGTCTTCTGTGTCTCCGGTTAATGTTTCATCCAAACAAAACAAACGCCTACGTACAACCATACTCCCGGAGCAACTGAACTTTTTGTATGAATGCTATCAATCGGAGTCAAATCCAAGCCGAAAAATGCTTGAAGAGATATCTAAGAAAGTTAATCTGAAGAAACGTGTAGTGCAA GTCTGGTTTCAAAATTCTCGGGCCAAAGATAAAAAATCCCGCAATCAGCGACATTATGCACACATATCTGACGATAACAGCTATGATGGCTCCAGTGGCAAGGAAGTCGTTAGCGACCTAAAAACTAATGGCGGACCCGTGGAACAGGATCACGAATCGAATCTACAGGACTGCCAGCTATGCCAAGTCACCCAAGTCAACATCCGAAAGCACGCTTTTAGCGTAGAGCATATCTGCAAGATGAAGAAGCTACTTGAACAAACCACCGAGCTTTATGCACAGAGCAACGGAAGCGGCAGCGATGACAACGATTCCGACAGGGAAAAAAGGTTTTACAACTTATCAAAGGCCTTTCTTTTCCAACACGTCGTTTCAAACGCGACAAGCAAAGCCAATCTTACAACAGGTTCTGGACAAGACTTAGACGCTCCTGAAGAGAACTGTATGCTTAACTACGATACAGCTAGTGGTGATTCGAAGAGTCATATTCAACATACTTTGCCTGCCGAAATCGTCTCTGAAGATGTGCGAAAAATCGCTGGCAATCAGGAACTGATGCAGCAGCTATTTAACCGAAACCATATCACCG TTATAGGTGGAAAATAA